In Juglans microcarpa x Juglans regia isolate MS1-56 chromosome 7D, Jm3101_v1.0, whole genome shotgun sequence, the following are encoded in one genomic region:
- the LOC121238101 gene encoding replication protein A 70 kDa DNA-binding subunit B-like, with amino-acid sequence MWSRFVDGECRAISDIIEAKPTLLATRLKVGSYNGLSLSSQPTSVFTLNPVIPAATPLCQWTMLNHALLEEIVEKNLHHTTASASASTSNVDMKDIIKLDDLAGFLKSLQPMTKAKFWIKATICVVDLHQIFFYMSCIGCKKGTGYEQNEKFQCYHCKYMSNAQPRCRAYIEVDDGNGRLGTVMFGQIAEEALGCTAIELMERTGKEHLPYIQNIAKLCSTKKWIIQLGADLDQLQKQRHKNFNVLSINAVNDENTPL; translated from the exons ATGTGGAGTCGATTTGTAGACGGTGAATGCCGAGCAATCTCTGATATTATTGAAGCTAAGCCAACTCTACTCGCAACACGTTTAAAAGTCGGTTCATACAATG gtctttctctttcatctcaaCCGACAAGCGTATTTACCTTAAATCCTGTCATCCCTGCTGCAACTCCATTATGTCAATG gacGATGCTTAATCATGCACTGCTTGAAGAAATCGTCGAAAAAAATCTACATCATACAACGGCATCAGCATCAGCATCGACATCAAATGTTGACATGAAAGACATAATTAAGCTTGATGATCTTGCTGGTTTTCTTAAATCACTACAACCAATGACG AAAgcaaaattttggattaaagcAACTATTTGTGTGGTTGATCTCCATCAAATATTCTTCTACATGTCCTGCATTGGGTGTAAGAAGGGGACTGGATAtgagcaaaatgaaaaatttcaatgttATCATTGCAAATACATGAGCAATGCACAACCacg CTGTCGAGCTTACATCGAAGTTGACGATGGTAATGGACGACTTGGGACTGTCATGTTCGGTCAAATTGCAGAAGAAGCTCTGGGTTGCACAGCAATCGAACTAATGGAACGTACAGGAAAG GAACATTTACCGTATatccaaaatattgcaaaattatGTTCAACCAAAAAATGGATCATACAATTGGGTGCAGATTTGGATCAACTCCAAAAACAACGtcacaaaaacttcaatgttcTCTCCATAAATGCTGTAAATGACGAGAACACACCACTTTGA
- the LOC121238068 gene encoding cyclin-dependent protein kinase inhibitor SMR10-like isoform X1, with protein MGVSDSQMLVSDKDLNVMKLNFATRPALEFQDECKTEPPEDRGVRKIPEVLQEEEQEYQKQEQDLEQEQEKEDKHDSISLSSLGVRIPSLGEFRDIEEEDDGFKTPTSLDHKIPVFLQCPPAPRKLKPKAVVTTKRKAARRRIPLDLSNEIELLFPPSTLQALDLSGKIRKIREGDETR; from the coding sequence ATGGGTGTGTCCGATTCTCAGATGCTTGTCTCTGATAAGGATCTGAATGTTATGAAATTGAATTTCGCAACAAGACCCGCGTTGGAATTTCAAGATGAGTGCAAGACAGAACCTCCAGAAGATCGAGGGGTTCGCAAAATTCCAGAAGTACtgcaagaagaagaacaagaatatcaaaaacaagaacaagatctagaacaagaacaagaaaaagaagataaacatGACAGcatttctctttcatctctGGGGGTCAGAATTCCTTCTCTAGGAGAATTCAGGGACATTGAGGAGGAGGATGACGGGTTCAAGACTCCAACTTCGTTGGATCATAAAATCCCAGTGTTTCTGCAATGCCCTCCTGCACCAAGAAAACTCAAACCAAAAGCAGTAGTGACGACAAAGCGAAAAGCCGCTAGACGAAGAATTCCGCTTGATCTGTCAAATGAGATTGAATTGTTGTTCCCTCCAAGTACTCTTCAAGCACTAGATCTTAGTGGTAAGATTAGGAAAATTAGAGAAGGAGATGAAACCAGATGA
- the LOC121238068 gene encoding uncharacterized protein LOC121238068 isoform X2 yields the protein MLVSDKDLNVMKLNFATRPALEFQDECKTEPPEDRGVRKIPEVLQEEEQEYQKQEQDLEQEQEKEDKHDSISLSSLGVRIPSLGEFRDIEEEDDGFKTPTSLDHKIPVFLQCPPAPRKLKPKAVVTTKRKAARRRIPLDLSNEIELLFPPSTLQALDLSGKIRKIREGDETR from the coding sequence ATGCTTGTCTCTGATAAGGATCTGAATGTTATGAAATTGAATTTCGCAACAAGACCCGCGTTGGAATTTCAAGATGAGTGCAAGACAGAACCTCCAGAAGATCGAGGGGTTCGCAAAATTCCAGAAGTACtgcaagaagaagaacaagaatatcaaaaacaagaacaagatctagaacaagaacaagaaaaagaagataaacatGACAGcatttctctttcatctctGGGGGTCAGAATTCCTTCTCTAGGAGAATTCAGGGACATTGAGGAGGAGGATGACGGGTTCAAGACTCCAACTTCGTTGGATCATAAAATCCCAGTGTTTCTGCAATGCCCTCCTGCACCAAGAAAACTCAAACCAAAAGCAGTAGTGACGACAAAGCGAAAAGCCGCTAGACGAAGAATTCCGCTTGATCTGTCAAATGAGATTGAATTGTTGTTCCCTCCAAGTACTCTTCAAGCACTAGATCTTAGTGGTAAGATTAGGAAAATTAGAGAAGGAGATGAAACCAGATGA